In Anas acuta chromosome 6, bAnaAcu1.1, whole genome shotgun sequence, the following are encoded in one genomic region:
- the LRRFIP1 gene encoding leucine-rich repeat flightless-interacting protein 1 isoform X27: MQTEADCLSPEAQKLAEARLAAKRAARAEAREIRMKELERQQKEIEERPEKDFEKGARTVSSLSAATLASLGGTSSRRGSGDTSISADTEASIREIKDSLAEVEEKYKKAMVSNAQLDNEKTNFMYQVDTLKDALLELEEQLAESRRQYEEKSKEFEREKHAHSILQFQFMEVKEALKQREEMLAKHGIIPDSDVATNGETSDILDNERHLDSSKTAQGTTQALKTAGDGMLGKANEVDMKNEILEDVGKREILQNTEHEEHKEESEEQEVQTLHADENTEAEKVIEETDAGSTAMLPDSRLTEQNQSLAEPVSGNASSNDDSDADDLRKEAESADTAAPQPVSEEAECSNSHPRANQTSEVSSVQGQDFESPQEMPRDLGTEHELEKAAPEQEEREDVETSHALSASDVEQAADTAANSCESVSDQPELPGAEVAGSLSEEVNVESHPETLQHVEESAEDKVTNVLEEKLLESKDCTDGTADEKGGDRAEEEDEVGNAVQGQATERDSVGLEGKESHESGVPADKSEKEEGGDQACIQPASSEDAHLALLEEQNVQEKTELKAAEEDRQKEVLMENLEVCSDSAGAGKQEEAPAESVGSGTEVKESVLQQAEPGPDVVKEMASQESSSDPRVLDDKIQESETEIQCESGKREESRAEQVEDLEPKVELQTVQCSKDTTGDPVGEKNNSSEDETQDAGKQEEGEAQDAGEQEEGEAQAVVQQEEGEAQAVVKQEEGEAQDAGEQEEGEAQAVVKQEEGEAQDAGEQEEGEAQAVVKQEEGEAQDAGKQEEGEAQAVVQQEEGEAQAVVKQEESESKEELTVDLSGNSENQADKETLKEDEKQLELANPHGDGFAPEGDANNCLAQKAEMGENISERVSLEAQAEEELEDDGDAFDFDEESKQILETDEKSDGEKADTQNGEDDGANGKVKKTAQASEAGKRTGEIETEVPLTEDDSLRHKNGDESGEAGHLQGEASSLKTDEKAHVLEDESKASDSNEVEKIPDVSEQDLESAYRAESKEDLQGGRRGKGKSRDDCTIS, from the exons ATTGAGGAAAGGCCAGAAAAAGACTTCGAGAAG GGAGCACGGACCGTCTCGAGTTTATCAGCAGCTACGTTAGCTTCTCTAGGTGGGACATCTTCACGAAGAGGCAGCGGGGATACGTCCATCTCAGCAGATACGGAGGCATCAATTAGAGAAATAAAG GACTCTTTAGCCGAAGTTgaagagaaatataaaaagGCTATGGTGTCAAATGCTCAACTagacaatgaaaaaacaaatttcatgtACCAAGTAGATACCCTGAAGGATGCCCTGTTAGAGTTAGAAGAACAGCTGGCAGAATCCAGGAGgcaatatgaagaaaaaagtaaa GAatttgagagagagaagcaTGCTCATAGCATATTGCAGTTTCAGTTCATGGAAGTCAAAGAGGCTttgaagcaaagagaagaaatgctTGCA AAACATGGAATAATCCCAGACTCTGACGTAGCTACCAATGGGGAGACATCTGACATACTTGATAACGAAAGACACTTGGATTCTTCCAAAACTGCTCAAGGCACAACGCAGGCATTAAAGACAGCAGGGGACGGGATGTTAG GCAAAGCCAATGAAGTGGAcatgaaaaatgagattttggaGGATgtggggaaaagagaaatcttGCAGAATACTGAGCATGAGGAACACAAAGAGGAGTCTGAGGAGCAGGAAGTACAGACATTGCATGCTGATGAAAacacagaggcagaaaaagtGATTGAAGAAACCGATGCCGGGTCAACAGCGATGTTACCAGATAGTAGGCttacagaacaaaaccaaagcctTGCAGAACCTGTGTCAGGGAATGCTTCTTCAAACGATGATAGTGACGCAGATGATTTGAGAAAGGAGGCAGAGTCAGCAGacacagcagccccacagcctgtTAGCGAGGAGGCCGAATGCAGTAACTCACATCCAAGGGCAAATCAGACCTCAGAGGTGAGCTCAGTGCAGGGTCAGGATTTTGAGAGTCCTCAGGAAATGCCCAGAGACTTAGGTACAGAGCATGAACTGGAAAAAGCTGCTCCAGAACAGGAAGAACGAGAGGATGTGGAGACTAGCCATGCACTGAGTGCTAGTGACGTGGAACAAGCAGCTGACACTGCAGCTAACAGCTGTGAGTCGGTTTCTGACCAGCCAGAGCTACCAGGGGCTGAAGTAGCAGGCTCCCTGAGCGAAGAGGTAAATGTGGAGAGTCACCCTGAGACACTCCAGCATGTGGAAGAAAGTGCTGAGGACAAAGTTACAAATGTCCTGGAGGAAAAGCTCCTTGAAAGCAAAGACTGCACTGATGGGACAGCTGATGAGAAGGGAGGTGATAGAGCTGAAGAGGAAGATGAGGTGGGGAATGCAGTTCAGGGTCAGGCAACAGAAAGGGATTCTGTGGGTTTAGAGGGGAAGGAGTCCCATGAAAGTGGTGTCCCAGCagataaaagtgaaaaagaggaggggggagaTCAGGCATGCATTCAGCCAGCTTCCTCAGAGGATGCTCATTTAGCACTGTTAGAGGAACAGAATgtgcaagagaaaacagaacttaAAGCTGCTGaggaagacagacagaaagaagtaCTGATGGAAAACCTGGAGGTGTGTTCAGattctgcaggagcaggcaaGCAGGAGGAAGCACCTGCGGAGTCTGTGGGCTCTGGTACAGAGGTGAAAGAaagtgtgctgcagcaggcagagccaggcCCAGACGTTGTGAAAGAAATGGCATCTCAGGAAAGTAGTTCAGACCCAAGGGTTTTAGATGACAAAATTCAGGAATCAGAAACGGAAATACAATGTGAGTctgggaaaagagaggaaagtaGGGCAGAACAGGTGGAAGACTTAGAACCAAAGGTGGAACTTCAGACAGTTCAGTGTAGTAAAGACACAACAGGAGATCCagtgggagagaaaaataactctTCAGAAGATGAAACACAGGATGCAGGTAAGCAAGAGGAAGGCGAAGCACAGGATGCAGGTGAGCAAGAGGAAGGTGAAGCACAAGCTGTAGTGCAGCAAGAGGAAGGTGAAGCACAAGCTGTAGTGAAGCAAGAGGAAGGTGAAGCACAGGATGCAGGTGAGCAAGAGGAAGGTGAAGCACAAGCTGTAGTGAAGCAAGAGGAAGGTGAAGCACAGGATGCAGGTGAGCAAGAGGAAGGTGAAGCACAAGCTGTAGTGAAGCAAGAGGAAGGTGAAGCACAGGATGCAGGTAAGCAAGAGGAAGGTGAAGCACAAGCTGTCGTGCAgcaagaggaaggagaagcacaAGCTGTAGTAAAGCAAGAGGAAAGTGAATCTAAAGAGGAGTTAACTGTAGATCTTAGTGGAAATAGTGAAAACCAAGCTGataaagaaacactgaaagaagATGAGAAACAGTTAGAGCTTGCAAACCCCCACGGTGATGGATTTGCTCCTGAGGGTGATGCAAATAATTGTCTTGCACAGAAAGCTGAGATGGGTGAAAATATTAGTGAGCGAGTTAGCTTGGAGGCTCAAGCAGAGGAAGAACTAGAAGATGATGGTGATGCATTTGACTTCGATGAAGAATCAAAACAGATACTGGAAACTGATGAAAAATCTGATGGAGAGAAAGCTGATACACAAAATGGGGAGGATGATGGAGCAAATGGCAAGGTCAAAAAAACTGCCCAAGCAAGTGAAGCTGGAAAAAGAACTGGTGAAATAGAAACCGAAGTCCCCTTGACTGAAGATGACAGCTTACGGCATAAGAACGGAGACGAGTCTGGAGAAGCAGGGCACTTGCAAGGGGAAGCATCGTCACTGAAAACTGATGAGAAGGCCCATGTGTTGGAAGATGAAAGTAAAGCATCAGATTCtaatgaagtggaaaaaataccAGATGTTTCAGAACAGGATTTGGAAAGTGCTTACAGggcagaaagcaaagaggaTTTGCAAGGTGGTAGGAGGGGTAAGGGTAAATCTAGAGATGACTGTACAATATCCTAA
- the LRRFIP1 gene encoding leucine-rich repeat flightless-interacting protein 1 isoform X26, protein MGTQGAGRKRLPNRERLTAEDDALNQIAREAEARLAAKRAARAEAREIRMKELERQQKEIEERPEKDFEKGARTVSSLSAATLASLGGTSSRRGSGDTSISADTEASIREIKDIYELKDQIQDVEGRYMQGLKEMKDSLAEVEEKYKKAMVSNAQLDNEKTNFMYQVDTLKDALLELEEQLAESRRQYEEKSKEFEREKHAHSILQFQFMEVKEALKQREEMLAKHGIIPDSDVATNGETSDILDNERHLDSSKTAQGTTQALKTAGDGMLGKANEVDMKNEILEDVGKREILQNTEHEEHKEESEEQEVQTLHADENTEAEKVIEETDAGSTAMLPDSRLTEQNQSLAEPVSGNASSNDDSDADDLRKEAESADTAAPQPVSEEAECSNSHPRANQTSEVSSVQGQDFESPQEMPRDLGTEHELEKAAPEQEEREDVETSHALSASDVEQAADTAANSCESVSDQPELPGAEVAGSLSEEVNVESHPETLQHVEESAEDKVTNVLEEKLLESKDCTDGTADEKGGDRAEEEDEVGNAVQGQATERDSVGLEGKESHESGVPADKSEKEEGGDQACIQPASSEDAHLALLEEQNVQEKTELKAAEEDRQKEVLMENLEVCSDSAGAGKQEEAPAESVGSGTEVKESVLQQAEPGPDVVKEMASQESSSDPRVLDDKIQESETEIQCESGKREESRAEQVEDLEPKVELQTVQCSKDTTGDPVGEKNNSSEDETQDAGKQEEGEAQDAGEQEEGEAQAVVQQEEGEAQAVVKQEEGEAQDAGEQEEGEAQAVVKQEEGEAQDAGEQEEGEAQAVVKQEEGEAQDAGKQEEGEAQAVVQQEEGEAQAVVKQEESESKEELTVDLSGNSENQADKETLKEDEKQLELANPHGDGFAPEGDANNCLAQKAEMGENISERVSLEAQAEEELEDDGDAFDFDEESKQILETDEKSDGEKADTQNGEDDGANGKVKKTAQASEAGKRTGEIETEVPLTEDDSLRHKNGDESGEAGHLQGEASSLKTDEKAHVLEDESKASDSNEVEKIPDVSEQDLESAYRAESKEDLQGGRRGKGKSRDDCTIS, encoded by the exons ATTGAGGAAAGGCCAGAAAAAGACTTCGAGAAG GGAGCACGGACCGTCTCGAGTTTATCAGCAGCTACGTTAGCTTCTCTAGGTGGGACATCTTCACGAAGAGGCAGCGGGGATACGTCCATCTCAGCAGATACGGAGGCATCAATTAGAGAAATAAAG GATATCTATGAGTTAAAGGACCAGATTCAGGATGTAGAAGGCAGATACATGCAGGgactgaaagaaatgaag GACTCTTTAGCCGAAGTTgaagagaaatataaaaagGCTATGGTGTCAAATGCTCAACTagacaatgaaaaaacaaatttcatgtACCAAGTAGATACCCTGAAGGATGCCCTGTTAGAGTTAGAAGAACAGCTGGCAGAATCCAGGAGgcaatatgaagaaaaaagtaaa GAatttgagagagagaagcaTGCTCATAGCATATTGCAGTTTCAGTTCATGGAAGTCAAAGAGGCTttgaagcaaagagaagaaatgctTGCA AAACATGGAATAATCCCAGACTCTGACGTAGCTACCAATGGGGAGACATCTGACATACTTGATAACGAAAGACACTTGGATTCTTCCAAAACTGCTCAAGGCACAACGCAGGCATTAAAGACAGCAGGGGACGGGATGTTAG GCAAAGCCAATGAAGTGGAcatgaaaaatgagattttggaGGATgtggggaaaagagaaatcttGCAGAATACTGAGCATGAGGAACACAAAGAGGAGTCTGAGGAGCAGGAAGTACAGACATTGCATGCTGATGAAAacacagaggcagaaaaagtGATTGAAGAAACCGATGCCGGGTCAACAGCGATGTTACCAGATAGTAGGCttacagaacaaaaccaaagcctTGCAGAACCTGTGTCAGGGAATGCTTCTTCAAACGATGATAGTGACGCAGATGATTTGAGAAAGGAGGCAGAGTCAGCAGacacagcagccccacagcctgtTAGCGAGGAGGCCGAATGCAGTAACTCACATCCAAGGGCAAATCAGACCTCAGAGGTGAGCTCAGTGCAGGGTCAGGATTTTGAGAGTCCTCAGGAAATGCCCAGAGACTTAGGTACAGAGCATGAACTGGAAAAAGCTGCTCCAGAACAGGAAGAACGAGAGGATGTGGAGACTAGCCATGCACTGAGTGCTAGTGACGTGGAACAAGCAGCTGACACTGCAGCTAACAGCTGTGAGTCGGTTTCTGACCAGCCAGAGCTACCAGGGGCTGAAGTAGCAGGCTCCCTGAGCGAAGAGGTAAATGTGGAGAGTCACCCTGAGACACTCCAGCATGTGGAAGAAAGTGCTGAGGACAAAGTTACAAATGTCCTGGAGGAAAAGCTCCTTGAAAGCAAAGACTGCACTGATGGGACAGCTGATGAGAAGGGAGGTGATAGAGCTGAAGAGGAAGATGAGGTGGGGAATGCAGTTCAGGGTCAGGCAACAGAAAGGGATTCTGTGGGTTTAGAGGGGAAGGAGTCCCATGAAAGTGGTGTCCCAGCagataaaagtgaaaaagaggaggggggagaTCAGGCATGCATTCAGCCAGCTTCCTCAGAGGATGCTCATTTAGCACTGTTAGAGGAACAGAATgtgcaagagaaaacagaacttaAAGCTGCTGaggaagacagacagaaagaagtaCTGATGGAAAACCTGGAGGTGTGTTCAGattctgcaggagcaggcaaGCAGGAGGAAGCACCTGCGGAGTCTGTGGGCTCTGGTACAGAGGTGAAAGAaagtgtgctgcagcaggcagagccaggcCCAGACGTTGTGAAAGAAATGGCATCTCAGGAAAGTAGTTCAGACCCAAGGGTTTTAGATGACAAAATTCAGGAATCAGAAACGGAAATACAATGTGAGTctgggaaaagagaggaaagtaGGGCAGAACAGGTGGAAGACTTAGAACCAAAGGTGGAACTTCAGACAGTTCAGTGTAGTAAAGACACAACAGGAGATCCagtgggagagaaaaataactctTCAGAAGATGAAACACAGGATGCAGGTAAGCAAGAGGAAGGCGAAGCACAGGATGCAGGTGAGCAAGAGGAAGGTGAAGCACAAGCTGTAGTGCAGCAAGAGGAAGGTGAAGCACAAGCTGTAGTGAAGCAAGAGGAAGGTGAAGCACAGGATGCAGGTGAGCAAGAGGAAGGTGAAGCACAAGCTGTAGTGAAGCAAGAGGAAGGTGAAGCACAGGATGCAGGTGAGCAAGAGGAAGGTGAAGCACAAGCTGTAGTGAAGCAAGAGGAAGGTGAAGCACAGGATGCAGGTAAGCAAGAGGAAGGTGAAGCACAAGCTGTCGTGCAgcaagaggaaggagaagcacaAGCTGTAGTAAAGCAAGAGGAAAGTGAATCTAAAGAGGAGTTAACTGTAGATCTTAGTGGAAATAGTGAAAACCAAGCTGataaagaaacactgaaagaagATGAGAAACAGTTAGAGCTTGCAAACCCCCACGGTGATGGATTTGCTCCTGAGGGTGATGCAAATAATTGTCTTGCACAGAAAGCTGAGATGGGTGAAAATATTAGTGAGCGAGTTAGCTTGGAGGCTCAAGCAGAGGAAGAACTAGAAGATGATGGTGATGCATTTGACTTCGATGAAGAATCAAAACAGATACTGGAAACTGATGAAAAATCTGATGGAGAGAAAGCTGATACACAAAATGGGGAGGATGATGGAGCAAATGGCAAGGTCAAAAAAACTGCCCAAGCAAGTGAAGCTGGAAAAAGAACTGGTGAAATAGAAACCGAAGTCCCCTTGACTGAAGATGACAGCTTACGGCATAAGAACGGAGACGAGTCTGGAGAAGCAGGGCACTTGCAAGGGGAAGCATCGTCACTGAAAACTGATGAGAAGGCCCATGTGTTGGAAGATGAAAGTAAAGCATCAGATTCtaatgaagtggaaaaaataccAGATGTTTCAGAACAGGATTTGGAAAGTGCTTACAGggcagaaagcaaagaggaTTTGCAAGGTGGTAGGAGGGGTAAGGGTAAATCTAGAGATGACTGTACAATATCCTAA